A stretch of the Rosa rugosa chromosome 5, drRosRugo1.1, whole genome shotgun sequence genome encodes the following:
- the LOC133708839 gene encoding isoleucine--tRNA ligase, cytoplasmic has translation MEEVCEGKDFSFPKQEEKILHYWSQIKAFETQLSLTEHMPEYVFYDGPPFATGLPHYGHILAGTIKDIITRYQSMTGHHVTRRFGWDCHGLPVENEIDKKLDIRRREQVLEMGIDKYNEECRSIVTRFVEEWEKVITRTGRWIDFRNDYKTMDLKFMESVWWVFAQIYDKGLVYKGFKVMPYSTGCKTPLSNFEANQDYKDVPDPEVMVAFPIIGDSDEASFVAWTTTPWTLPSHLALCVNANFTYLKVRNKYSKKVYVVAESRLSALPNDKPKENVPNGSADSKKLNSKTKGSSGGKKEAVDTSYEVLEKMTGASLVGKKYEPPFDYFKEFSDVAFRVVADNYVTDDSGTGIVHCAPAFGEDDYRVCLENKVISKGETLIVAVDEDGCFTEKITDFSKCYVKNADKDIIEALKRKGRLVKSGTIMHSYPHCPRSKTPLIQRAVPSWFIRVEQLKEKLLENNKQTYWVPDFVKEKRFHNWLENARDWAVSRSRFWGTPLPVWISEDGEEIVVMDSIEKLEKLSGVKVFDLHRHNIDHITIPSSRGPQFGVLQRIDDVFDCWFESGSMPYAYIHYPFENVELFEKNFPGNFVAEGLDQTRGWFYTLMVLSTALFGKPAFKNLICNGLVLAEDGKKMSKSLKNYPPPIEVIDQYGADAVRLYLINSPVVRAEPLRFKKEGVYGVVKDVFLPWYNAYRFLVQNAKRLEIEGFAPFVPIDQATLQKSSNVLDQWIYSATQSLVYFVRQEMNGYRLYTVVPYLLKFLDNLTNIYVRCNRKRLKGRTGEEDCRVALSTLYNVLLVSCKAMAPLTPFFTEVLFQNMRKVSNTAEESIHHCSFPEAEGKRDERIEQSVARMMTIIDLARNIRERHNKPLKTPLREMVIVHPDVDFLDDIAGKLKEYVLEELNVRSLVPCNDTLKYASLRAEPDFSVLGKRLGKYMGIVAKEVKAMSQESILAFEKSGEVTLSGHCLKLTDIKVVRDFKRPDGTAVDDVDATGDGDVLVILDLHSDESLADAGVAREIVNRIQKFRKKSALEPTDSVEVYFDSLDKDKAVSQRILQSQEQYIRDAIGSPLLPSSLMPSHAVPVGEESFHGISVSFDTELSFAIKLARPALVFNSDAIVALYSGNSEFARCLQTYLLSRDHANLKTEFQHGNGKITVDCIENVPAVSLVLRKHVYLTVGEFFCRTNSE, from the exons ATGGAAGAGGTATGCGAGGGCAAGGACTTCTCCTTCCCGAAGCAAGAGGAGAAGATTCTCCACTACTGGTCCCAAATCAAAGCCTTCGAGACTCAATTGTCTCTCACCGAACACATGCCCGAGTACGTCTTCTACGACGGCCCCCCCTTCGCCACCGGCCTCCCTCACTACGGCCACATACTGGCCGGCACCATCAAGGACATCATCACGCGCTACCAGTCCATGACCGGCCACCACGTCACGCGCCGCTTCGGCTGGGACTGCCACGGCCTTCCCGTCGAGAACGAGATTGATAAGAAGCTCGACATCAGGCGCCGGGAACAGGTTCTCGAAATGGGGATCGATAAGTACAACGAGGAGTGCCGGAGCATTGTTACTCGGTTTGTGGAGGAATGGGAGAAGGTGATTACGCGAACTGGGCGGTGGATCGATTTTCGGAACGATTATAAGACCATGGACTTGAAGTTTATGGAGAGTGTGTGGTGGGTTTTTGCTCAGATATATGATAAGGGCCTTGTCTATAAGGGCTTCAAG GTCATGCCGTACAGCACCGGTTGCAAGACGCCGCTTTCGAATTTCGAGGCTAATCAAGATTACAAG GATGTTCCTGATCCTGAAGTTATGGTGGCTTTTCCAATTATTGGTGATTCTGACGAGGCAAGTTTTGTGGCTTGGACAACTACTCCGTGGACCCTTCCTAGCCATTTAGCGCTTTGTGTCAATGCAAATTTTACCTATTTGAAG GTTCGCAACAAGTACTCAAAAAAAGTTTACGTCGTTGCTGAATCTCGATTGTCAGCTCTTCCTAATgacaaaccaaaagaaaatgtacCAAATGGATCTGCtgattcaaaaaaattaaattcaaaGACCAAGGGATCCTCGGGTGGGAAAAAGGAAGCAGTTGACACATCATATGAAGTGTTGGAGAAAATGACCGGGGCTTCATTGGTGGGGAAGAA GTATGAACCACCATTTGATTACTTTAAGGAGTTCTCTGATGTTGCATTTAGAGTTGTTGCGGACAACTATGTTACTGATGACAGTGGTACTGGAATTGTCCACTGTGCTCCTGCATTTGGTGAAGACGACTATCGTGTTTGCCTTGAAAATAAAGTTATCAGTAAG GGAGAGACCTTGATTGTAGCAGTTGATGAGGATGGATGCTTTACTGAAAAAATTACCGACTTCAGCAAGTGCTATGTCAAAAATGCAGATAAAGATATTATTGAAGCACTGAAG CGGAAAGGAAGGCTTGTTAAGTCTGGAACCATTATGCATTCTTATCCCCACTGCCCAAGATCTAAAACTCCACTTATTCAAAGAGCTGTTCCAAGTTG GTTTATCCGGGTGGAGCAGTTGAAAGAAAAATTGTTAGAAAACAACAAGCAGACATACTGGGTTCCTGATTTTGTGAAG GAAAAACGATTCCACAATTGGCTGGAAAATGCAAGAGATTGGGCAGTTAGTCGAAGTAGATTCTGGGGCACTCCTCTTCCTGTGTGGATTAGTGAGGATGGTGAGGAAATAGTAGTTATGGATTCCATTGAGAAGCTCGAAAAGCTTTCCGGTGTTAAG GTTTTTGATCTTCACCGGCACAATATCGATCATATCACTATTCCATCTAGCCGTGGTCCTCAATTTGGTGTTCTTCAACGTATTGATGAT GTGTTTGATTGTTGGTTTGAGAGTGGTTCCATGCCTTATGCTTATATCCACTATCCTTTTGAGAATGTTGAACTTTTTGAGAAAAACTTTCCTGGAAATTTTGTGGCTGAAGGGCTGGATCAGACTCGTGGATG GTTCTACACTCTTATGGTGTTATCTACCGCATTATTTGGGAAACCTGCTTTTAAGAATCTCATTTGCAATGGACTCGTACTTGCTGAGGATGGAAAAAAAATGAGTAAAAGTCTGAAAAATTATCCTCCACCAATTGAAGTTATCGATCAGTATGGAGCT GATGCAGTACGATTATACCTAATTAACTCTCCTGTTGTGCGCGCGGAACCATTACGTTTCAAGAAGGAAGGAGTTTATGGTGTT GTCAAGGATGTATTTCTTCCATGGTACAATGCATATAGGTTCCTTGTCCAGAACGCAAAGAGACTTGAGATTGAAGGGTTTGCCCCTTTTGTTCCTATTGATCAAGCCACTCTACAAAAGTCATCTAATGTGCTTGACCAGTGGATCTACTCAGCCACACAGAGTCTTGTGTATTTTGTCCGTCAGGAGATGAATGGTTATCGACTTTATACG GTGGTTCCATATCTTTTGAAGTTTCTAGACAACTTGACAAATATCTATGTGAGGTGCAATCGCAAGAGGTTGAAGGGTCGTACAGGTGAAGAAGATTGTAGGGTGGCGCTCTCAACACTTTACAAT GTCCTTTTGGTATCATGTAAAGCGATGGCTCCATTAACACCATTTTTCACTGAGGTCCTTTTTCAAAATATGCGGAAAGTTTCCAACACGGCAGAGGAAAGCATTCATCATTGCAGCTTTCCTGAAGCAGAAGGCAAG AGGGATGAACGTATTGAGCAAAGTGTTGCAAGGATGATGACAATAATTGATCTTGCCCGTAATATTCGTGAGAGACATAACAAACCTCTTAAAACACCACTCAG GGAGATGGTTATTGTTCATCCTGATGTGGACTTTCTTGATGATATCGCTGGAAAGCTAAAAGAG TATGTGCTGGAGGAACTTAATGTGCGAtctcttgttccatgtaatgaTACACTGAAGTATGCTTCATTACGTGCAGAGCCTGATTTCAG CGTTTTGGGTAAGCGGCTAGGAAAATATATGGGAATTGTTGCCAAAGAAGTCAAGGCAATGTCGCAGGAAAGCATTCTAGCATTTGAGAAATCCGGAGAAGTTACTCTTTCTGGTCATTGCTTAAAGCTGACTGATATTAAG GTTGTTAGGGATTTCAAGCGTCCTGATGGCACTGCAGTAGACGACGTGGATGCTACAGGAGATG GTGATGTTTTGGTGATTTTGGATTTACATTCCGATGAGTCGTTGGCTGATGCAGGTGTTGCTCGAGAG ATTGTCAACAGAATCCAGAAGTTCAGAAAGAAATCTGCTCTAGAACCTACTGACTCGGTGGAGGTCTACTTTGACTCTTTGGATAAAGATAAAGCAGTTTCCCAAAGGATCTTGCAATCACAG GAACAATACATTAGGGATGCCATTGGTTCGCCGTTGCTGCCTTCAAGTTTGATGCCATCACATGCT GTCCCTGTTGGGGAAGAGAGTTTCCATGGGATTTCTGTTTCATTTGATACCGAACTTTCATTTGCTATCAAACTGGCCAGACCTGCCTTAGTTTTCAACTCGGATGCAATTGTTGCTTTATATTCAG GAAACTCAGAATTCGCAAGGTGTCTGCAAACGTACTTGTTGTCAAGGGATCATGCAAATCTGAAGACCGAGTTTCAACATGGAAACGGGAAG ATAACTGTTGATTGCATTGAAAATGTGCCCGCTGTGAGTTTGGTGTTGAGGAAACATGTGTATTTGACTGTTGGGGAGTTCTTTTGTAGAACAAACTCTGAGTAG